Proteins encoded by one window of Streptomyces sp. ALI-76-A:
- a CDS encoding ABC transporter ATP-binding protein: protein MTRAAVLDGGREAAPGDDRSTRAAVATMYRLTAGHRSAIAVATVLTLVGSALGLAQPLVAKHVVDASGRGQVIWPLLALLGVLFVIEAATGAAGRFLLERMGEGVVRQLRHGLVGRLLRLEMREYDRHRGGDLISRVTADTTLLREVVSQALVDLVTGSLVAAGAIVLMAWLDPLLLLLVSVTVVAAALVVASLLAGIRCASEHMQDSVGAIAADLERALGALPMVRVHRAEEREAAGIGARVEAAYGAGVRTAKLASVMSPAVELAVQGSFLIVLVVGGLRVNGQAGSLGDLVAFLLYASYLVLPLSSVFRAVGLIQRGMGAYQRIDQALRLPVEPAGPRVTRVRPHTPPGPTALLGPPALALRDVRFGYDRDRPVLRGVSFTVAHRQHVALVGRSGAGKSTVFALVARFYEPDAGRLLFDGRPASELTREACRRRIAVVDQNAHVVHGTLRDNIAYAVPDAPEAEIQRVTELARLDEVVDRLPGGLAAVIGERGSTLSGGERQRVALARALLARPALLLLDEPTSHLDAINEVALTTVMKDVAQECALLVIAHRLSTVQHADHIVVLDDGRTAAEGRHEELLADSTLYRELAASQMLRPGAEPGRGEGQGSAG from the coding sequence ATGACGCGTGCGGCGGTGCTCGACGGCGGCCGGGAAGCGGCCCCCGGGGACGACAGGTCCACCAGGGCGGCGGTCGCCACGATGTACCGGCTCACCGCCGGGCACCGGAGCGCCATCGCCGTCGCCACCGTGCTGACCCTCGTGGGCTCGGCCCTGGGACTGGCCCAGCCGCTCGTCGCCAAGCACGTGGTGGACGCGAGCGGTCGCGGCCAGGTCATCTGGCCGCTGCTGGCGCTGCTCGGCGTGCTGTTCGTCATCGAAGCGGCGACGGGAGCCGCGGGCCGCTTCCTGCTGGAACGGATGGGCGAGGGTGTGGTACGCCAGCTTCGGCACGGGCTGGTGGGGCGACTGCTCCGGCTGGAGATGAGGGAGTACGACCGTCACCGCGGCGGCGACCTGATCTCCCGGGTGACAGCGGACACCACCCTGCTCCGAGAAGTCGTCTCCCAGGCCCTCGTCGATCTGGTGACCGGAAGCCTTGTCGCAGCCGGGGCGATCGTCCTCATGGCCTGGCTCGATCCCCTGCTGCTGCTTCTCGTCTCCGTCACCGTGGTCGCCGCGGCCCTGGTCGTGGCGTCACTGCTCGCCGGCATCAGATGCGCGTCCGAACACATGCAGGACTCGGTCGGTGCCATCGCCGCCGACCTGGAACGGGCTCTCGGGGCCCTGCCGATGGTCCGTGTGCACCGCGCCGAGGAGCGCGAGGCGGCGGGTATCGGCGCCCGGGTCGAGGCGGCCTACGGCGCTGGGGTGCGCACCGCGAAACTCGCCTCCGTCATGAGTCCCGCCGTCGAGCTCGCCGTGCAGGGCTCCTTCCTCATCGTCCTGGTCGTCGGCGGTCTGCGCGTCAACGGCCAGGCCGGCTCCCTCGGCGATCTCGTCGCCTTCCTCCTGTACGCCTCCTACCTCGTCCTGCCGCTGTCCTCCGTATTCCGTGCCGTTGGCCTCATCCAGCGCGGGATGGGCGCCTACCAGCGCATCGACCAGGCGCTCCGTCTGCCGGTGGAGCCCGCCGGACCACGGGTCACCAGAGTTCGCCCGCACACGCCGCCAGGGCCGACCGCGCTGCTCGGACCACCCGCCCTCGCCCTGCGGGACGTCCGCTTCGGCTACGACCGGGACCGGCCGGTCCTGCGTGGCGTCTCCTTCACCGTCGCGCACCGGCAGCACGTCGCCTTGGTGGGGCGGTCCGGAGCCGGCAAGAGCACGGTGTTCGCCCTGGTGGCGAGGTTCTACGAACCGGACGCGGGCCGGCTGCTCTTCGACGGGCGACCGGCGAGCGAGCTCACCCGTGAAGCGTGCCGTCGACGCATCGCCGTCGTCGACCAGAACGCGCACGTCGTCCACGGCACCTTGCGCGACAACATCGCCTACGCCGTGCCTGACGCCCCGGAAGCGGAGATCCAGCGCGTCACGGAACTGGCCAGACTCGACGAAGTCGTCGACCGGCTGCCCGGCGGACTGGCCGCCGTCATCGGTGAGCGCGGCAGCACCCTTTCCGGCGGCGAACGCCAACGCGTCGCCCTCGCCCGAGCGTTGCTGGCGCGCCCCGCACTGCTCCTGCTGGACGAGCCGACCTCCCATCTCGACGCGATCAACGAAGTGGCGCTCACCACCGTCATGAAGGACGTCGCTCAGGAATGCGCTCTGCTGGTCATCGCCCACCGGCTGTCCACCGTCCAGCACGCCGACCACATCGTCGTGCTGGACGACGGCCGCACCGCCGCCGAAGGACGCCACGAGGAACTGCTGGCCGACAGCACCCTCTACCGCGAACTGGCCGCGAGCCAGATGCTCCGGCCGGGCGCGGAGCCCGGGAGAGGTGAGGGACAGGGCTCGGCCGGTTGA
- a CDS encoding lasso peptide biosynthesis B2 protein — protein sequence MTTPSALERPTDVPPARRLAARLVLLPAVALALLPPRHVRTVLGILRRGAAPATAVQAQNARDAMCAASLRCAGPKGCLPRSLGAALLCRLGGTWPTWCTGVRVVPPFTAHAWIEAEGGPVGEGVPKGYFARLMAVAPLPRPTDR from the coding sequence ATGACGACGCCCAGCGCGCTGGAACGACCCACCGATGTGCCACCGGCCCGACGCCTGGCCGCCCGTCTCGTCCTGCTCCCCGCCGTCGCCCTCGCCCTACTGCCGCCACGGCACGTCCGCACCGTACTCGGCATCCTGCGGCGCGGTGCCGCACCCGCCACCGCGGTACAGGCCCAGAACGCGCGCGACGCCATGTGCGCCGCCAGCCTGCGTTGCGCCGGACCGAAGGGGTGCCTGCCACGCTCACTGGGGGCGGCTCTGCTGTGCCGGCTCGGCGGAACCTGGCCCACCTGGTGCACCGGCGTCCGCGTCGTCCCGCCCTTCACCGCGCACGCTTGGATCGAGGCGGAAGGCGGCCCCGTCGGCGAGGGCGTGCCGAAGGGCTACTTCGCCCGGCTGATGGCCGTCGCTCCGCTGCCGCGGCCGACCGACCGATGA
- a CDS encoding lasso peptide biosynthesis PqqD family chaperone has translation MPLRFRDNVSTAETDYGTVLLDERAGSYWELNPTATLVVRTLLDGGEESDAAAALAREFDIEQAQALRDVETLVQELRTSGLAS, from the coding sequence ATGCCCCTGCGGTTCCGTGACAACGTCTCCACGGCCGAGACCGACTACGGCACGGTGCTGCTGGACGAACGAGCCGGTTCGTACTGGGAGTTGAATCCGACCGCCACCCTGGTCGTGCGGACGCTTCTCGACGGCGGCGAGGAGTCGGACGCCGCCGCCGCCCTGGCCCGGGAGTTCGACATCGAACAGGCGCAGGCACTGCGGGACGTCGAGACGCTCGTACAGGAGCTGCGAACCTCGGGGCTCGCCTCATGA
- a CDS encoding lasso peptide isopeptide bond-forming cyclase, protein MTELHESAGTGPGAAHFAVFTDHEDAAAVARSFARPGSRTLAHASGRPWLVGHWHDDEIVIANAGGAAVAVVGCCPIDTVELRRRAARLRDLAQLDALARSLPGSFHLIGVLDGQVRVQGTASGLRLVFHAEIEGVRVPATRADTLAAVLGLDPDVEELAARLLWPAPYPLFETSLWRAVTAVAPQDAVVVAANGRTVRHTRWWTPPEPVRPLAEAAPLIRTALQEAVGARTRQGGVVSCDLSGGLDSTSVCFLADRSPARVVASTWPGRDPADTDLHWAEQAMKHLPDVEHVVWDADASPLVYEDLLDIDDLLDEPTIGVMDRSRVLHHLPGLAARGSRLHLTGIGGDHVAWCSEAYYHRLLRTRPPFALRQLRGFRALWQWPLADTVRALADSRPYGKWLADSAGHLRAPLPPSAATGLGWGMTPRLFDWVTPDAERMARRALLTAAATVSPLHPDRGLHSDLEQIRSGSRVIRQWDAMAARTGLPMASPFLDDRVIEACLAVRPGERVTPWRYKPVLSAAMRGIVPDACLRRTTKAAASMDASNGLREHRADLLALWEGSRLEALGLVDGAQLRRLAQRPAAAGLSDAILYSTIAAEVWLRGLARGRAHVPHPGSRP, encoded by the coding sequence ATGACTGAACTGCACGAAAGTGCGGGGACGGGCCCCGGCGCCGCGCACTTCGCGGTCTTCACCGACCACGAGGACGCGGCCGCCGTGGCCCGCTCCTTCGCCCGCCCCGGAAGCCGGACCCTCGCCCATGCGTCGGGGCGGCCCTGGTTGGTAGGCCACTGGCACGACGATGAGATCGTCATCGCGAACGCGGGCGGTGCCGCCGTGGCCGTCGTCGGCTGCTGCCCCATCGACACCGTCGAACTGCGGCGCCGCGCCGCACGGTTGCGCGATCTCGCGCAGCTCGACGCACTGGCCCGCTCCCTCCCCGGCAGTTTCCACCTCATCGGTGTCCTCGACGGACAGGTCAGGGTTCAGGGCACTGCCTCCGGACTGCGATTGGTCTTCCACGCGGAGATCGAGGGCGTGCGGGTGCCGGCCACCCGTGCCGACACGCTCGCCGCGGTCCTGGGCCTTGACCCCGACGTGGAGGAACTGGCGGCGCGGCTGCTGTGGCCCGCTCCGTATCCGCTGTTCGAGACGTCCCTGTGGCGTGCGGTCACCGCCGTCGCTCCGCAGGACGCCGTGGTCGTCGCCGCGAACGGGCGCACCGTACGGCACACCCGGTGGTGGACACCGCCGGAGCCGGTCCGGCCGCTCGCCGAGGCGGCGCCCCTGATCCGGACGGCACTTCAGGAGGCCGTCGGTGCACGTACGCGGCAGGGCGGCGTGGTGAGCTGCGACCTGTCCGGCGGGCTGGACTCCACCTCCGTCTGCTTTCTCGCCGACCGCAGCCCCGCCCGCGTGGTGGCCAGTACGTGGCCGGGACGCGACCCGGCGGACACCGACCTGCACTGGGCCGAACAAGCGATGAAGCACCTCCCGGACGTCGAGCACGTGGTCTGGGACGCCGACGCGTCACCGCTGGTCTACGAGGACCTGCTCGACATCGACGACCTCCTGGACGAGCCCACCATCGGCGTCATGGACCGCTCCCGGGTCCTGCACCACCTGCCCGGCCTCGCCGCCCGCGGCAGCAGGCTGCACCTCACCGGCATCGGTGGTGACCACGTGGCCTGGTGCTCCGAGGCGTACTACCACCGACTGCTGCGCACCCGTCCGCCTTTCGCCCTGCGCCAGCTGCGCGGGTTCCGGGCGCTGTGGCAGTGGCCGCTCGCCGACACGGTCCGCGCGCTCGCCGACTCCCGGCCCTACGGGAAGTGGCTCGCCGACTCCGCCGGCCACTTGCGGGCCCCATTGCCCCCGTCCGCCGCGACAGGTCTCGGCTGGGGCATGACCCCACGCCTCTTCGACTGGGTGACCCCCGATGCCGAACGCATGGCCCGTCGGGCACTGCTCACGGCAGCGGCGACGGTCTCGCCGCTGCACCCGGACCGGGGTCTGCACAGCGACCTGGAGCAGATCCGCTCCGGCAGCCGCGTCATCCGGCAATGGGACGCCATGGCAGCCCGCACCGGCCTGCCGATGGCCTCGCCCTTCCTCGACGACCGCGTCATCGAGGCGTGCCTCGCCGTGCGCCCCGGTGAACGCGTCACGCCCTGGCGGTACAAGCCCGTCCTGAGCGCCGCGATGCGCGGGATCGTGCCCGATGCCTGTCTGCGGCGGACCACCAAGGCGGCGGCCTCCATGGACGCCTCCAACGGGCTGCGGGAACACCGCGCCGACCTGCTGGCCCTGTGGGAGGGCTCGCGGTTGGAGGCGCTGGGCCTGGTGGACGGTGCCCAACTCCGCCGTCTCGCCCAGCGGCCCGCTGCCGCGGGACTGTCCGACGCCATCCTCTACTCGACGATCGCCGCCGAAGTGTGGCTGCGGGGACTCGCCCGTGGCCGCGCCCACGTTCCACACCCCGGCTCCCGGCCCTGA
- a CDS encoding keywimysin-related RiPP, with product MKKAYEAPTLVRLGTFRKETGLLGRSGNDRLILSKN from the coding sequence ATGAAGAAGGCCTACGAGGCACCGACGCTCGTCCGGCTCGGTACCTTCCGGAAGGAGACGGGGCTCCTGGGACGCTCCGGCAACGACCGGCTGATCCTGAGCAAGAACTGA